A part of Streptomyces sp. NBC_01451 genomic DNA contains:
- the rho gene encoding transcription termination factor Rho, producing MSDTTDLMGARVEETAAAPSTDASAPATGAGSRRRRGTGLDGMVLAELQQVASGLGIKGTARMRKSQLIEVIKEAQAGGGTPKAAAAPAGDAAETKPRRRATSKARTGEDAAPAAAEKKAAVQVVEAPVEKAVAQQQIEIPGQPASEDAPAERRRRRATAEAGSPETIVAEVKSEPKAETQAAQAGDADGDGRQGRRDRRDRGDRGRDRDRRGNKTEEQGAAQQRGTQQGQQQAGGRQDRQDRPERQDRQDRQDRQQRDTGPRDNGPRDNGPRADEDGDDFDGGRRGRRGRYRDRRGRRGREEFGPNEPQVADDDVLIPVAGILDILDNYAFIRTSGYLPGPNDVYVSLAQVRKNGLRKGDHVTGAVRQPKDGERREKFNALVRLDSTNGMAPDSGRGRPEFNKLTPLYPQDRLRLETDPGVLTTRIIDLVAPIGKGQRGLIVAPPKTGKTMIMQAIANAITHNNPECHLMVVLVDERPEEVTDMQRSVKGEVISSTFDRPAEDHTTVAELAIERAKRLVELGHDVVVLLDSITRLGRAYNLAAPASGRILSGGVDSTALYPPKRFFGAARNIEDGGSLTILATALVDTGSRMDEVIFEEFKGTGNAELKLDRKLADKRIFPAVDVDASGTRKEEILLGSDELAVTWKLRRVLHALDQQQAIELLLDKMKQTKSNAEFLLQIQKTTPGGNND from the coding sequence GTGAGCGACACCACCGATCTGATGGGCGCACGTGTCGAGGAGACCGCTGCGGCGCCCTCCACGGACGCCTCCGCGCCTGCCACGGGTGCCGGCTCCCGGCGGCGCCGCGGTACCGGCCTCGACGGCATGGTGCTGGCCGAACTGCAGCAGGTCGCATCCGGCCTCGGTATCAAGGGCACCGCGCGGATGCGCAAGAGCCAGCTGATCGAGGTCATCAAGGAGGCGCAGGCCGGGGGCGGGACCCCCAAGGCCGCCGCTGCCCCTGCCGGGGACGCCGCCGAGACCAAGCCCAGGCGCCGCGCCACCTCCAAGGCCCGCACGGGCGAGGACGCCGCGCCCGCCGCCGCCGAGAAGAAGGCGGCCGTGCAGGTCGTCGAGGCGCCCGTCGAGAAGGCCGTGGCCCAGCAGCAGATCGAGATTCCCGGCCAGCCCGCCAGCGAGGACGCCCCGGCCGAGCGCCGCAGGCGCCGCGCCACCGCCGAGGCAGGCAGCCCCGAGACGATCGTCGCCGAGGTGAAGAGCGAGCCGAAGGCCGAGACGCAGGCCGCGCAGGCCGGTGACGCCGACGGTGACGGCCGCCAGGGCCGTCGCGACCGCCGGGACCGCGGCGACCGCGGCCGGGACCGCGACCGCCGGGGCAACAAGACCGAGGAGCAGGGCGCCGCCCAGCAGCGCGGGACCCAGCAGGGTCAGCAGCAGGCCGGCGGTCGTCAGGACCGCCAGGACCGTCCCGAGCGCCAGGACCGGCAGGACCGTCAGGACCGCCAGCAGCGGGACACCGGGCCGCGCGACAACGGTCCACGTGACAACGGTCCGCGGGCCGATGAGGACGGGGACGACTTCGACGGCGGACGCCGTGGCCGTCGCGGACGCTACCGCGACCGCCGTGGCCGTCGTGGGCGCGAGGAGTTCGGCCCGAACGAGCCGCAGGTCGCCGACGACGACGTCCTGATCCCCGTCGCGGGCATCCTCGACATCCTCGACAACTACGCCTTCATCCGCACGTCGGGATACCTGCCGGGCCCCAACGACGTGTACGTCTCCCTCGCCCAGGTCCGCAAGAACGGCCTGCGCAAGGGCGACCACGTCACCGGCGCGGTCCGTCAGCCGAAGGACGGGGAGCGCCGCGAGAAGTTCAACGCGCTGGTGCGCCTGGACTCGACCAACGGCATGGCCCCCGACTCCGGTCGCGGGCGCCCCGAGTTCAACAAGCTGACCCCGCTCTACCCGCAGGACCGCCTCCGTCTGGAGACGGACCCGGGCGTCCTCACCACCCGCATCATCGACCTCGTCGCGCCGATCGGTAAGGGCCAGCGCGGTCTGATCGTGGCCCCGCCGAAGACCGGCAAGACCATGATCATGCAGGCGATCGCCAACGCGATCACGCACAACAACCCCGAGTGCCACCTGATGGTCGTCCTGGTCGACGAGCGTCCGGAAGAGGTCACGGACATGCAGCGGTCGGTGAAGGGCGAGGTCATCTCCTCGACCTTCGACCGCCCGGCCGAGGACCACACCACGGTCGCCGAGCTGGCCATCGAGCGCGCCAAGCGTCTGGTGGAACTGGGCCACGACGTCGTCGTACTCCTGGACTCGATCACGCGTCTGGGCCGTGCGTACAACCTCGCCGCCCCGGCCTCCGGCCGCATCCTGTCCGGTGGTGTCGACTCGACCGCCCTGTACCCGCCGAAGCGCTTCTTCGGTGCTGCCCGCAACATCGAGGACGGCGGCTCGCTGACCATCCTCGCCACCGCGCTGGTGGACACCGGGTCCCGCATGGACGAGGTCATCTTCGAGGAGTTCAAGGGCACCGGAAACGCCGAGCTCAAGCTCGACCGGAAGCTCGCCGACAAGCGCATCTTCCCGGCGGTGGACGTGGACGCGTCCGGTACCCGTAAGGAAGAGATCCTGCTCGGCAGCGACGAGCTCGCCGTCACCTGGAAGCTGCGCCGGGTGCTGCACGCGCTCGACCAGCAGCAGGCGATCGAGCTGCTTCTCGACAAAATGAAGCAGACGAAGTCGAACGCCGAGTTCCTGCTCCAGATCCAGAAGACGACGCCGGGCGGCAACAACGACTGA
- the thrB gene encoding homoserine kinase: protein MAGPAFRAAAVRVRVPATSANLGPGFDALGLSLGLYDDVVVRVADSGLHIDIAGEGSETLPRDENHLLVRSLRTAFDLLGGQPRGLEIVCANRIPHGRGLGSSSAAICAGIVAARAVTIGGDSRLDDEALLELATEIEGHPDNVAACLLGGFTLSWMESGAARAIRMEPADSVVPVVFVPGKAVLTETARGLLPRTVPHVDAATNAGRAALLVEALTRRPELLLPATEDRLHQDYRAPAMPESAALVERLRADGIPAVISGAGPTVLALTDEATADKVSRLAGEGWAANRLGLDARGASVLPLAAPGES, encoded by the coding sequence ATGGCCGGTCCAGCGTTCCGAGCCGCCGCCGTACGGGTGCGCGTCCCCGCCACCAGCGCCAATCTCGGTCCGGGCTTCGACGCCCTGGGCCTGTCGCTGGGGTTGTACGACGACGTGGTCGTCCGGGTGGCCGACTCCGGGTTGCACATCGACATCGCGGGCGAGGGCAGCGAGACCCTCCCGCGCGACGAGAACCACCTCCTCGTACGGTCTCTGCGCACCGCCTTCGACCTGCTCGGCGGACAGCCGCGCGGTCTGGAGATCGTGTGCGCCAACCGCATTCCGCACGGGCGGGGACTCGGGTCCTCCTCGGCCGCCATCTGCGCCGGCATCGTCGCCGCGCGGGCCGTCACCATAGGTGGCGACAGCCGTCTCGACGACGAGGCGCTGCTCGAACTCGCCACCGAGATCGAGGGACACCCCGACAACGTCGCCGCCTGTCTCCTCGGCGGGTTCACGCTCTCCTGGATGGAGTCCGGAGCCGCCCGCGCGATCAGGATGGAACCCGCCGACTCGGTCGTTCCGGTGGTGTTCGTCCCCGGCAAGGCGGTACTCACGGAGACCGCGCGCGGCCTCCTGCCGCGCACCGTCCCGCACGTCGACGCCGCGACCAACGCGGGGCGCGCCGCTCTGCTCGTCGAGGCCCTGACCAGGCGTCCCGAGCTGCTGCTGCCGGCCACCGAGGACCGGTTGCACCAGGACTACCGCGCCCCCGCCATGCCGGAGAGCGCGGCGCTGGTGGAGCGGCTGCGGGCCGACGGCATCCCCGCGGTGATCTCCGGCGCCGGGCCCACGGTCCTGGCGCTGACCGACGAGGCCACCGCCGACAAGGTGTCCCGGCTGGCGGGCGAGGGCTGGGCCGCCAACCGGCTCGGACTCGACGCCCGGGGCGCGAGCGTTCTGCCGCTCGCGGCCCCCGGAGAGAGCTAG
- the thrC gene encoding threonine synthase, protein MTHQWRGIIEEYRDRLPVSASTPVVTLREGGTPLVPAQVLSERTGCEVHLKVEGANPTGSFKDRGMTMAITRAKEEGAKAVICASTGNTSASAAAYAVRAGMVSAVLVPQGKIALGKMGQALVHGAKILQVDGNFDDCLTLARSLSDNYPVALVNSVNPVRIEGQKTAAFEIVDMLGDAPDIHVLPVGNAGNITAYWKGYTEYAVDGIARRTPRMWGFQAAGSAPIVRGEIVKDPSTLATAIRIGNPASWKQALAARDESGGLIDEVTDREILRAYRLLAAQEGVFVEPASAASVAGLLKMAEQGKVDPGQTIVCTVTGNGLKDPGWATEGAPKPVVVPVDAATAAERLGLA, encoded by the coding sequence ATGACCCACCAGTGGCGCGGAATCATCGAGGAGTACCGGGACCGGCTGCCCGTCTCCGCCAGCACGCCGGTCGTGACGCTCCGCGAGGGCGGCACGCCCCTCGTCCCCGCGCAGGTGCTCTCCGAGCGCACGGGCTGCGAGGTCCACCTCAAGGTGGAGGGCGCCAACCCGACCGGTTCCTTCAAGGACCGCGGTATGACCATGGCCATCACCCGGGCCAAGGAGGAGGGCGCGAAGGCGGTCATCTGTGCCTCCACGGGCAACACGTCTGCCTCCGCCGCCGCGTACGCCGTGCGCGCGGGCATGGTCTCGGCCGTTCTCGTGCCGCAGGGCAAGATCGCCCTCGGCAAGATGGGACAGGCGCTGGTCCACGGCGCCAAGATCCTCCAGGTCGACGGCAACTTCGACGACTGCCTCACCCTCGCCCGCTCGCTGAGCGACAACTACCCTGTGGCGCTGGTGAATTCGGTCAACCCGGTGCGTATCGAGGGACAGAAGACGGCGGCCTTCGAGATCGTCGACATGCTCGGCGACGCGCCCGACATCCACGTCCTGCCGGTCGGCAACGCGGGCAACATCACCGCGTACTGGAAGGGCTACACCGAGTACGCCGTCGACGGCATCGCCCGGCGCACCCCGCGCATGTGGGGATTCCAGGCGGCCGGCAGTGCCCCGATCGTGCGCGGCGAGATCGTCAAGGACCCCTCGACGCTCGCCACCGCGATCCGCATCGGCAACCCGGCCTCCTGGAAGCAGGCGCTGGCCGCGCGCGACGAGTCGGGCGGCCTCATCGACGAGGTGACGGACCGTGAGATCCTGCGCGCCTACCGGCTGTTGGCCGCGCAGGAGGGCGTTTTCGTCGAGCCGGCGTCCGCCGCGTCCGTCGCCGGTCTGCTGAAGATGGCCGAGCAGGGCAAGGTCGACCCGGGCCAGACCATCGTCTGCACGGTCACCGGCAACGGCCTGAAGGACCCGGGCTGGGCCACCGAGGGCGCGCCGAAGCCGGTCGTCGTCCCGGTGGACGCCGCGACGGCCGCCGAGCGACTCGGACTCGCGTAG
- a CDS encoding homoserine dehydrogenase: MMRTRPLKVALLGCGVVGSEVARIMTTHADDLAARIGAPVELAGVAVRRPSKVREGIDPALVTTDATALVKRGDIDVVVEVIGGIEPARSLITAAFEHGASVVSANKALLAQDGAALHAAAGAHGTDLYYEAAVAGAIPLIRPLRESLAGDKVNRVLGIVNGTTNFILDKMDSTGAGYQEALDEATALGYAEADPTADVEGFDAAAKAAILAGIAFHTRVRLDDVYREGMTEVTASDFASARNMGCTIKLLAICERAGDGQSVSARVHPAMIPLTHPLASVRGAYNAVFVESDASGQLMFYGPGAGGAPTASAVLGDLVAVCRNRLSGTTGPGESAYAALPVSGMGDVVTRYHISLDVADKPGVLAQVATVFAEHGVSIDTVRQTGKDGEASLVVVTHRASDAALGGTVEALRKLDTVRGVASIMRVEGE, translated from the coding sequence ATGATGCGTACGCGTCCGCTGAAGGTGGCGCTGCTGGGCTGTGGGGTAGTCGGCTCAGAGGTGGCGCGCATCATGACGACGCACGCCGACGATCTCGCCGCGCGCATCGGTGCTCCCGTCGAGCTTGCCGGGGTCGCCGTGCGGCGGCCCTCCAAGGTGCGTGAAGGCATCGACCCCGCCCTCGTCACCACCGACGCCACCGCCCTCGTCAAACGCGGCGACATCGACGTCGTCGTCGAGGTCATCGGCGGTATCGAGCCGGCGCGCTCCCTCATCACCGCCGCCTTCGAGCACGGTGCGTCGGTCGTCTCCGCCAACAAGGCGCTCCTCGCCCAGGACGGCGCCGCCCTCCACGCCGCCGCCGGGGCCCACGGCACGGACCTCTACTACGAGGCCGCCGTCGCCGGCGCCATCCCGCTCATCCGGCCGCTGCGCGAGTCCCTCGCCGGGGACAAGGTGAACAGGGTGCTCGGCATCGTCAACGGCACGACCAACTTCATCCTCGACAAGATGGACTCCACGGGGGCCGGCTATCAGGAGGCCCTTGATGAGGCCACCGCCCTCGGGTACGCCGAAGCCGACCCGACCGCCGACGTCGAGGGGTTCGACGCCGCCGCCAAGGCCGCCATCCTCGCCGGAATCGCCTTCCACACGCGCGTGCGTCTCGACGACGTCTACCGCGAGGGGATGACCGAGGTCACCGCCTCCGACTTCGCCTCCGCCAGGAACATGGGCTGCACCATCAAACTGCTCGCCATCTGCGAGCGGGCCGGGGACGGCCAGTCCGTCAGCGCGCGCGTGCACCCGGCCATGATCCCGCTGACGCACCCGCTGGCCTCCGTGCGCGGCGCCTACAACGCGGTGTTCGTCGAGTCCGACGCCTCCGGCCAGCTGATGTTCTACGGGCCCGGGGCCGGCGGGGCGCCGACGGCGTCCGCCGTGCTCGGTGACCTCGTCGCCGTGTGCCGCAACCGGCTCAGCGGGACGACCGGGCCGGGCGAGTCGGCGTATGCCGCGCTGCCCGTTTCGGGCATGGGCGATGTGGTCACTCGCTATCACATCAGCCTTGACGTCGCCGACAAACCGGGTGTTCTCGCCCAGGTGGCCACTGTGTTCGCCGAGCACGGTGTCTCCATCGATACGGTTCGGCAGACGGGCAAGGACGGCGAGGCCTCCCTCGTCGTCGTCACCCATCGTGCGTCCGACGCCGCCCTGGGCGGAACAGTCGAGGCGTTGCGCAAGCTCGACACCGTGCGGGGTGTCGCAAGCATCATGCGGGTTGAAGGAGAGTAA
- the lysA gene encoding diaminopimelate decarboxylase — translation MSRSAHPAGPRHADVLPEGHPSAPPADLNHLDRKVWASTVTRTPDGVVSVGGVEVTRLAEEFGTPAYLLDETDFRERARAWRTAFGADADVFYAGKAFLSRAVVRWLHEEGLNLDVCSGGELTTALSGGMPADRIAFHGNNKSVEEIETAIRAGVGRIVLDSFQEIVRVAHVAQSLGKRQRVQIRITVGVEAHTHEFIATAHEDQKFGIPLAGGQAAEAVRRALQLDGLELIGIHSHIGSQIFDMSGFEVAAHRVVGLLKDIRDEHGVELPEIDLGGGLGIAYTSDDDPREPHEIAKALNEIVSRECEGARLRTPRISVEPGRAIVGPTAFTLYEVGTIKPLDGLRTYVSVDGGMSDNIRTALYDAEYSVALVSRTSEAAPMLVRVVGKHCESGDIVVKDAFLPADLAPGDLIAVPATGAYCRSMASNYNHALRPPVVAVRDGEARVIVRRETEEDLLRLDVG, via the coding sequence ATGAGCCGTTCCGCACACCCCGCCGGGCCCCGCCACGCCGATGTCCTGCCCGAGGGGCACCCCTCCGCCCCGCCCGCCGACCTCAACCACCTGGACCGGAAGGTCTGGGCGTCGACCGTCACCCGTACGCCCGACGGTGTCGTCAGTGTCGGAGGCGTCGAGGTGACCCGGCTCGCCGAGGAATTCGGTACTCCCGCCTATCTCCTCGACGAAACCGACTTCCGTGAGCGGGCTCGTGCGTGGCGTACCGCCTTCGGGGCCGACGCCGACGTCTTCTACGCAGGCAAGGCGTTCCTCTCGCGTGCCGTCGTGCGGTGGCTGCACGAGGAGGGGCTCAATCTCGATGTCTGTTCCGGCGGGGAGCTCACCACCGCCCTCTCCGGCGGTATGCCCGCCGATCGCATCGCCTTCCACGGCAACAACAAGTCCGTCGAAGAGATCGAGACCGCCATTCGCGCCGGGGTCGGGCGGATCGTGCTCGACTCCTTCCAGGAGATCGTGCGCGTCGCGCATGTCGCGCAGTCCCTCGGCAAGCGGCAGCGCGTGCAGATCCGTATCACCGTCGGGGTCGAAGCCCATACGCATGAGTTCATCGCCACCGCCCACGAGGACCAGAAGTTCGGTATTCCCCTTGCCGGCGGGCAGGCCGCGGAGGCCGTGCGGCGGGCGCTTCAGCTTGATGGGCTTGAGCTGATCGGTATTCACTCGCACATCGGGTCGCAGATCTTCGACATGTCGGGCTTCGAAGTCGCCGCGCACCGCGTTGTGGGGCTGCTCAAGGACATTCGTGACGAGCACGGGGTCGAGCTGCCCGAGATCGACCTCGGGGGTGGGCTCGGTATCGCCTACACCAGCGACGACGACCCGCGCGAGCCGCACGAGATCGCCAAGGCGCTCAACGAGATCGTCAGCCGGGAGTGCGAGGGGGCCAGGCTCCGTACTCCCCGTATCTCCGTCGAGCCGGGGCGGGCCATCGTCGGGCCCACCGCCTTCACCCTCTACGAGGTCGGCACCATCAAGCCGCTGGACGGGCTGCGCACGTATGTCTCCGTGGACGGCGGGATGTCCGACAACATCCGCACCGCTCTGTACGACGCCGAGTACAGCGTCGCTCTCGTCTCCCGGACCTCCGAGGCCGCGCCCATGCTCGTGCGGGTCGTCGGCAAGCACTGCGAGAGCGGGGACATCGTCGTCAAGGACGCCTTCCTGCCCGCCGACCTGGCGCCGGGCGACCTCATCGCCGTGCCCGCGACCGGCGCCTACTGCCGGTCCATGGCCAGCAACTACAACCACGCCCTCCGTCCGCCCGTCGTCGCGGTGCGGGACGGGGAGGCCCGGGTGATCGTCCGGCGCGAGACCGAGGAGGATCTTCTCCGGCTCGACGTGGGGTGA
- the nrtL gene encoding ArgS-related anticodon-binding protein NrtL, with translation MTPVELSRTVLCAVRRAVDAGELSVAVPVRAGVSAPGPGGSGDYATNIALQLARPAGRTPRYVAEVLRERISAAPGVRGVEITGPGFLNISLDSAAPAALVREILAQGLRYGHSDALAGQVLSVRLPVAYEPRADAVADAVARIVATQGARVRLHRGSGEQAGGTGPGGPGGRGGQGTEAGRILDLRALPPAPCDPASLGPDAGRWALLHPAARDRPRIGAEHLVQRESNPFFRVRYAYARTRALGRNAADLGFAAYAGDLADVPAPLQLALADHPRLLLGAATHRAPDRLARHLVTLADATLAFLPTVLPLGDEKPSAAHRARLALVEAAGTVLAGGLSLLGIDAPEYL, from the coding sequence GTGACCCCCGTCGAGCTCTCCCGTACCGTGCTCTGCGCGGTGCGCCGTGCTGTCGACGCGGGAGAGCTGAGTGTCGCCGTCCCCGTACGTGCCGGTGTCTCCGCGCCCGGGCCGGGTGGTTCCGGGGACTACGCCACGAACATCGCGCTACAGCTGGCCCGGCCCGCCGGGCGCACCCCCCGCTACGTCGCCGAGGTCCTGCGCGAGCGGATCAGTGCCGCCCCCGGCGTCCGTGGCGTCGAGATCACCGGGCCCGGATTCCTCAACATCAGCCTCGACAGCGCCGCCCCCGCAGCTCTCGTACGCGAGATCCTCGCCCAGGGCCTGCGCTACGGACACAGCGACGCCCTCGCCGGTCAGGTGCTGTCGGTACGGCTGCCGGTCGCGTACGAACCCCGGGCCGATGCCGTCGCCGACGCGGTCGCACGCATCGTCGCCACCCAAGGCGCCCGAGTCCGTCTCCACCGCGGCAGCGGTGAACAGGCCGGAGGGACCGGACCCGGCGGACCGGGTGGACGGGGTGGACAAGGTACTGAGGCGGGCCGGATTCTCGATCTTCGGGCTCTTCCTCCCGCCCCCTGTGATCCGGCGTCCCTCGGCCCCGACGCCGGCCGCTGGGCGCTTCTCCATCCCGCGGCGCGCGACCGGCCCCGTATCGGTGCCGAACACCTGGTCCAGCGGGAGAGCAACCCCTTCTTCCGGGTGCGTTACGCCTACGCGCGGACCCGCGCCCTCGGCCGCAATGCCGCCGACCTCGGTTTCGCCGCGTACGCCGGTGACCTCGCCGACGTACCGGCTCCTCTTCAGCTCGCTCTCGCCGACCACCCCCGACTCCTCCTCGGCGCCGCCACCCACCGCGCCCCGGACCGGCTCGCCCGGCATCTCGTCACCCTTGCCGATGCCACGCTCGCCTTCCTCCCCACCGTGCTGCCGCTCGGCGACGAGAAACCCTCGGCCGCCCACCGGGCCCGGCTCGCGCTCGTCGAAGCCGCCGGGACGGTGCTGGCCGGCGGCCTGTCCCTGCTCGGTATCGACGCACCCGAATACCTTTGA
- a CDS encoding response regulator: MPGVSGRVLVVDDNKVIRQLIRVNLELEGFEVVTAADGAECLDVVHQVRPDVVTLDVAMPRLDGLRTAARLRADPRTRDLPLAIISACTQYEVEAGLEVGVDAFLAKPFDPAELISLVRQLAERGQDDASFESALGPALGSAIGSLGAPTEAERAGRGAGG; the protein is encoded by the coding sequence GTGCCAGGCGTGTCCGGTCGGGTGCTTGTTGTGGACGACAACAAGGTCATCCGGCAGCTGATCAGGGTCAACCTCGAACTGGAGGGTTTCGAGGTCGTGACCGCGGCTGATGGTGCCGAGTGTCTGGATGTTGTTCATCAGGTGCGCCCCGATGTCGTCACCCTCGACGTTGCGATGCCTCGCCTCGACGGTCTGCGCACCGCCGCCCGGCTGCGCGCCGATCCCCGTACGCGCGACCTGCCCCTCGCCATCATCAGCGCGTGTACTCAGTACGAGGTCGAGGCCGGGCTTGAGGTCGGCGTCGACGCGTTTCTCGCCAAGCCCTTCGATCCTGCTGAACTCATCAGCCTCGTAAGGCAGTTGGCCGAGCGGGGGCAGGATGACGCTTCCTTCGAGAGTGCCCTCGGACCGGCCCTGGGATCAGCCATCGGCTCCCTCGGCGCCCCTACCGAAGCCGAGCGCGCCGGCCGAGGCGCCGGCGGCTGA
- a CDS encoding MarR family winged helix-turn-helix transcriptional regulator, whose translation MPVNNSSSPLPGDDPTGLQSFAVLLRAMNAEFNRIAHKFAQAQGLHLTDVLALIAILDADADDGPMTPGRLRERLSLTSGAVTACIDRLEKAGHIQRIRAVDDRRVVHLHYAEAARRVAADYFRPLARSTGAACDRFTADELAVVVRFLAEMNRELALLSR comes from the coding sequence ATGCCCGTCAACAACTCCTCGTCCCCCCTTCCCGGAGACGACCCGACGGGGTTGCAGTCCTTCGCCGTCCTTCTGCGGGCAATGAACGCGGAGTTCAACCGCATCGCCCACAAGTTCGCCCAGGCGCAGGGCCTGCACCTCACCGACGTACTGGCCCTGATCGCGATCCTGGACGCCGACGCGGACGACGGCCCCATGACCCCCGGCCGACTTCGCGAGCGGCTCAGCCTCACGTCAGGCGCGGTGACGGCCTGCATCGACCGCCTGGAGAAGGCGGGCCACATCCAGCGCATCCGGGCGGTCGACGACAGGCGTGTGGTCCACCTCCACTACGCGGAGGCGGCCAGACGCGTGGCCGCCGACTACTTCCGACCGCTGGCTCGGAGCACCGGAGCCGCCTGCGACCGCTTCACGGCCGACGAACTGGCGGTGGTCGTCCGGTTCCTCGCCGAAATGAACCGGGAACTCGCCCTCCTGAGCCGCTGA